In one Curtobacterium citreum genomic region, the following are encoded:
- a CDS encoding class II 3-deoxy-7-phosphoheptulonate synthase, with the protein MIEGLDHWRTLPIKQQPTWPDTAAAEAASAEIATLPPLVFAGEVDKLRDRLAAAASGRAFLLQGGDCAETFAGATADSIRDRVKTILQMAVVLTYGASMPIIKMGRMAGQFAKPRSSDFETRGDVTLPAYRGDIVNGYDFTPESRQADPRRLVQGYHTAASTLNLVRAFTQGGFADLRQVHSWNKGFASNPANARYEHMAQEIDRAVRFMDACGADFEALKHTEFYASHEGLLMDYERPMTRIDSRSGQAYDTSGHFIWIGERTRDIDGAHVDFLSRVRNPIGVKLGPTTSVNDMRALVDKLDPEREPGRLTFITRMGAGKIRDELPKLLEAIKGMDAKPLWVTDPMHGNGLTTPTGYKTRRFDDVVDEVLGFFEAHRQVGTYPGGMHVELTGDDVTECLGGSEQIDEATLATRYESLCDPRLNHMQSLELAFLVAEELSAHPYQRA; encoded by the coding sequence GTGATCGAGGGCCTCGACCACTGGCGGACGCTCCCGATCAAGCAGCAGCCGACCTGGCCGGACACCGCCGCAGCCGAGGCCGCCTCGGCCGAGATCGCCACGCTGCCCCCGCTCGTGTTCGCAGGCGAGGTCGACAAGCTCCGCGACCGGCTCGCTGCAGCCGCCTCGGGCCGCGCGTTCCTGCTCCAGGGCGGTGACTGCGCCGAGACCTTCGCCGGCGCGACCGCCGACTCCATCCGCGACCGCGTCAAGACGATCCTGCAGATGGCTGTCGTCCTGACCTACGGCGCCTCGATGCCGATCATCAAGATGGGTCGCATGGCGGGGCAGTTCGCCAAGCCGCGCTCGAGCGACTTCGAGACGCGCGGCGACGTCACGCTGCCGGCCTACCGCGGCGACATCGTCAACGGGTACGACTTCACGCCGGAGAGCCGCCAGGCCGACCCGCGGCGCCTCGTGCAGGGGTACCACACGGCCGCCTCCACGCTGAACCTCGTGCGCGCCTTCACGCAGGGCGGGTTCGCGGACCTCCGCCAGGTGCACTCGTGGAACAAGGGCTTCGCGTCGAACCCGGCGAACGCCCGGTACGAGCACATGGCGCAGGAGATCGACCGCGCGGTCCGCTTCATGGACGCCTGCGGTGCCGACTTCGAGGCGCTCAAGCACACCGAGTTCTACGCCTCGCACGAAGGCCTGCTCATGGACTACGAGCGCCCGATGACCCGGATCGACTCCCGCTCCGGGCAGGCGTACGACACCTCCGGCCACTTCATCTGGATCGGGGAGCGCACGCGCGACATCGACGGTGCGCACGTCGACTTCCTGTCGCGGGTGCGGAACCCGATCGGCGTGAAGCTCGGCCCGACGACCTCGGTCAACGACATGCGTGCCCTGGTCGACAAGCTGGACCCGGAGCGCGAGCCCGGCCGGCTCACGTTCATCACCCGCATGGGCGCCGGCAAGATCCGCGACGAGCTCCCGAAGCTCCTCGAGGCGATCAAGGGCATGGACGCGAAGCCGCTCTGGGTCACCGACCCGATGCACGGCAACGGCCTGACCACGCCGACGGGCTACAAGACCCGCCGCTTCGACGACGTCGTGGACGAGGTCCTCGGCTTCTTCGAGGCGCACCGGCAGGTCGGCACGTACCCCGGCGGCATGCACGTCGAGCTCACCGGTGACGACGTCACGGAGTGCCTCGGCGGGTCGGAGCAGATCGACGAGGCGACCCTGGCCACCCGGTACGAGTCGCTGTGCGACCCACGCCTGAACCACATGCAGTCGCTCGAGCTCGCGTTCCTCGTCGCCGAGGAGCTCAGCGCGCACCCGTACCAGCGGGCGTAG
- the pknB gene encoding Stk1 family PASTA domain-containing Ser/Thr kinase yields the protein MTTNAATDPMIGRMIDQRYRVRSRIARGGMATVYLATDVRLERRVAIKIMHGHLADDQAFRERFIQEARSAARLSHPNLVGVYDQGAEDDTAYIVMEYIPGITLRDLLQEHHALTPEQATDILRAVLAGLASAHRAGIVHRDLKPENVLLADDGRIKLGDFGLARATTANTATGAALLGTIAYLSPELVTRGAADSRSDIYALGIMLYEMLTGEQPYKGDQPMQIAYQHANDTVPAPSAAVPGVPPELDDLVAWATARDPEDRPRDARELLDHMSGNQQRATGQYRTAVLRPENATAILPAGGASPDSAPDTDDPTTVLDRTPADTRSPVRRGAPGPRRTGSQPGVLSPAGQRLADLSARRRKRGWIALAIVLVLVLAAGVVGWAFGPGPWGNVRIPEVTGKSVSQARQLLEAQGLQTARATATRFDAVVAKGQVSTTKPAADREVRKGTAVQIVVSDGPRLITLPAIVGQPVSTVTAALDDDFQLQDDQYEFSADAPKDTVIAATGVGTDGATVDLAQVQQYGERGPVTLTVSLGPVPDVAGKSVADATAALDAVGLTVGTQSAQFSDDVASGQVISQSVQDDPAKQGSAVDLVVSKGPAPIALPDVAGKTVRDATSTLEALGLEVKVPECTNILCRISDWKSVLPVTSTDPPAKSTVHRGDTITLAYDD from the coding sequence ATGACCACGAACGCCGCCACGGACCCGATGATCGGTCGCATGATCGACCAGCGGTACCGCGTGCGCTCCCGCATCGCGCGCGGGGGCATGGCGACCGTGTACCTCGCGACCGACGTCCGGCTCGAGCGCCGGGTCGCGATCAAGATCATGCACGGGCACCTGGCCGACGACCAGGCCTTCCGGGAGCGCTTCATCCAGGAGGCCCGGAGCGCCGCCCGGCTGTCGCACCCGAACCTGGTCGGCGTGTACGACCAGGGCGCCGAGGACGACACGGCGTACATCGTGATGGAGTACATCCCGGGCATCACGCTGCGGGACCTGCTGCAGGAGCACCACGCGCTGACCCCGGAGCAGGCGACGGACATCCTCCGCGCCGTGCTCGCCGGCCTGGCCTCGGCCCACCGCGCCGGGATCGTGCACCGCGACCTCAAGCCCGAGAACGTCCTGCTCGCCGACGACGGCCGGATCAAGCTCGGCGACTTCGGGCTCGCCCGTGCCACGACCGCGAACACCGCGACCGGTGCCGCCCTGCTCGGGACGATCGCGTACCTGTCCCCCGAGCTCGTCACGCGCGGCGCGGCGGACTCCCGGAGCGACATCTACGCGCTCGGCATCATGCTCTACGAGATGCTCACCGGCGAGCAGCCGTACAAGGGCGACCAGCCGATGCAGATCGCGTACCAGCACGCGAACGACACCGTGCCCGCGCCGAGCGCCGCCGTTCCGGGGGTCCCGCCGGAGCTCGACGACCTCGTCGCCTGGGCCACGGCCCGCGACCCCGAGGACCGGCCCCGCGACGCGCGCGAGCTGCTCGACCACATGTCGGGCAACCAGCAGCGCGCCACGGGGCAGTACCGCACGGCTGTCCTGCGCCCCGAGAACGCGACCGCGATCCTCCCTGCCGGTGGCGCCTCGCCGGACTCGGCACCGGACACCGACGACCCGACGACCGTGCTCGACCGGACGCCGGCGGACACGCGCTCCCCGGTCCGCCGGGGCGCACCGGGCCCGCGACGCACCGGATCCCAGCCGGGCGTCCTCTCCCCCGCCGGGCAGCGCCTGGCGGATCTGTCGGCACGGCGCCGGAAGCGCGGCTGGATCGCCCTGGCGATCGTGCTCGTTCTCGTCCTGGCCGCCGGGGTCGTCGGCTGGGCGTTCGGACCCGGACCGTGGGGCAACGTCCGGATCCCCGAGGTCACGGGCAAGTCCGTCTCCCAGGCCCGGCAGCTGCTCGAGGCCCAGGGGCTCCAGACCGCCCGCGCGACGGCGACCCGCTTCGACGCGGTCGTCGCGAAGGGACAGGTCTCCACGACGAAGCCCGCCGCCGACCGCGAGGTCCGGAAGGGCACGGCCGTCCAGATCGTCGTGTCGGACGGACCGCGGCTGATCACCCTGCCCGCGATCGTCGGCCAGCCGGTGTCGACCGTGACGGCCGCGCTCGACGACGACTTCCAGCTGCAGGACGACCAGTACGAGTTCTCGGCCGACGCGCCGAAGGACACCGTCATCGCGGCGACCGGCGTCGGGACCGACGGTGCGACCGTCGACCTCGCGCAGGTGCAGCAGTACGGCGAACGCGGTCCGGTGACCCTCACGGTGTCGCTCGGACCGGTGCCGGACGTCGCCGGCAAGTCCGTCGCCGACGCCACCGCCGCCCTCGACGCCGTCGGGCTGACCGTGGGCACGCAGTCCGCACAGTTCTCGGACGACGTCGCGAGCGGCCAGGTCATCTCGCAGTCGGTGCAGGACGACCCTGCGAAGCAGGGCTCGGCGGTCGACCTCGTGGTGTCGAAGGGTCCGGCGCCGATCGCGCTGCCGGACGTCGCGGGCAAGACGGTGCGCGACGCCACGAGCACGCTCGAGGCCCTCGGGCTCGAGGTGAAGGTGCCGGAGTGCACGAACATCCTGTGCCGCATCTCGGACTGGAAGTCTGTGCTGCCCGTGACCTCCACGGACCCGCCGGCCAAGTCGACGGTGCACCGCGGCGACACGATCACCCTCGCCTACGACGACTGA